The window ACGAAGCACGCGAAACCGGTGCGGGCCGGGGCCGATGGCCCCCGGCCCGCACCGGTTCTCCCTACGGCGCTCCGTCAGGAGGTGCCGCGCCCCAGCTCCCAGAGCTGCAGGTCGGCCGAGGAGTTGACGGCGTACTCAACGCCGTTCAGCCCGTCGAGCGAGGCGACGTACTGCTTGCCCTGCCAGATCGGCAGCACGGGGACGTCGGTGGCAACGATGTCCTGAAGCTTCTCGAACGCGTCGCTGGCGGCGCTGCGGTCGGCCTCACGACGCGACTGCGGGATGAGCGTGTCCTGGGCGAGGGCGGACCGGTAGGGCGAGTTGAGGAAGTTGTTCTTGTCGAGGAACGGCGCCGTGTAGGTGTCCGGGTCCGGGAAGTCGGGGAACCAGCCCATGCCGTAGACGGAGTACTCGCCCTTCTTCTGCTCGGGGCGGTACTTGTCCCACGCCTTGCCCTCGATGTCGACCTGGAACAGCTTCGAGGCGTTGAGCTGCTCCGCCAGCATCTCGAACTCGGCCTTGGTGGCGGGGCCGTAGTGGTCCGTCGTGTAGTGCAGCGTGAACGTGACCGGCGTGCTGATGCCGGCCTTGTCCAGGGTCCGGGCGGCCTTCGCGACGTCCGGCTCGCCGTACTTGTCGAAGAACGGGGTGGTGTGGCCGGTGATGCCGGACGGGATCAGCGAGTACAGCGGCTCGGCGGTGCTGCCGTAGACCTTGCTCGCGATCGACCCGCGGTCGATGACCTGGGCCATGGCCTGGCGCACGGCCTTGTTCTTGACCTCGGGGGCCTCGGTGTTGAACGCGAGGTAGCTGATGGCGAGTCCCGGCATCTCGGTGAGCTTGACGCCCTCCTTCGGCTCCGCCAGCAGCTTCTGGGCCTGCTCGGGCGACATGGTGCGCGTCATCATGTCGATCTTCTTGTCGTCGAGCGCCTTGCCCATCGCCGCGGCGTCGGGGAAGAGGTCCAGCTCGACCTTCTGGTTCTTGATCTCCAGGTCACCCTTGTACTTCGGGTTCTTGGTGAACACGACCTTGACGACCTGGTTGTTCTTGACCTCGGGCTTCATGGTGTACGGGCCGGAACCGTCGACCTGGAAGCCCTCGCGGGGGGACTTCGCCGGGTACTTGTCCTTCGGGACGATGCCGGCCGGCGGGGTCGCGAGCTTGTACGGGAAGGTCGCGTCCGGCGTGCGCAGGTGGAAGACGACCTGGTCCTCGCCCTTGGTCTC is drawn from Streptomyces sp. NBC_00178 and contains these coding sequences:
- a CDS encoding ABC transporter substrate-binding protein; translated protein: MNRKTLVLPAVVGLLAPVLAACGGSDEGGEAIVVGTTDQFIASADSPAPLDPAIGYEAGVWNVLRQTVQTLTHIPRGGGEPVPEAAKACSFTDTENESYRCTLRDGLTFADGTPVTPEDVKYSIQRVIDIKDESGPIGLLDNIDTIETKGEDQVVFHLRTPDATFPYKLATPPAGIVPKDKYPAKSPREGFQVDGSGPYTMKPEVKNNQVVKVVFTKNPKYKGDLEIKNQKVELDLFPDAAAMGKALDDKKIDMMTRTMSPEQAQKLLAEPKEGVKLTEMPGLAISYLAFNTEAPEVKNKAVRQAMAQVIDRGSIASKVYGSTAEPLYSLIPSGITGHTTPFFDKYGEPDVAKAARTLDKAGISTPVTFTLHYTTDHYGPATKAEFEMLAEQLNASKLFQVDIEGKAWDKYRPEQKKGEYSVYGMGWFPDFPDPDTYTAPFLDKNNFLNSPYRSALAQDTLIPQSRREADRSAASDAFEKLQDIVATDVPVLPIWQGKQYVASLDGLNGVEYAVNSSADLQLWELGRGTS